One segment of Panthera leo isolate Ple1 chromosome A3, P.leo_Ple1_pat1.1, whole genome shotgun sequence DNA contains the following:
- the LOC122215200 gene encoding LOW QUALITY PROTEIN: putative testis-specific Y-encoded-like protein 3 (The sequence of the model RefSeq protein was modified relative to this genomic sequence to represent the inferred CDS: inserted 2 bases in 1 codon; deleted 1 base in 1 codon) — protein MRFEVVNLSDWERVGECLGKNWKQQTSLASQGMPPYRPSGGTRGVVHAPPAPPGERLPQVMADETAGGLEPPGARCPTSPLAADLPEAIRWELEAVSAQADWPYLRLERRFGRMRRLHLVRRRFIIQNISGFWVTAFLNHPHLSDMITPRDEDVPWYLVNLEVRELRHARMRCSFKFWNNPFFWNKVFVKEYECRSSGPVVSVASLIRWHQGQEPPVLVHRNWDTVRSFFSGFSQNNLPEADKVAQIIXEDLWPKLLQYYLLGERHPPPHPPRSQQRSSKVAHRGPSYVLQVPVWLSPALGPGIYIRLPSASCGPVLKPMT, from the exons ATGCGTTTTGAAGTTGTGAACCTGTCTGATTGGGAAAGGGTTGGAGAGTGCCTGGGGAAGAACTGGAAACAACAGACATCTTTAGCATCCCAGGGGATG CCGCCGTACCGCCCCTCCGGCGGGACCCGCGGTGTCGTCCacgcacccccagcccctccaggcGAGAGGCTACCTCAGGTGATGGCGGACGAGACGGCGGGGGGCCTAGAACCGCCAGGCGCCCGTTGCCCGACCTCGCCGCTGG CCGCGGACCTGCCTGAGGCCATCCGGTGGGAGCTGGAAGCTGTGAGTGCCCAGGCGGACTGGCCCTACCTGCGGCTGGAACGCAGGTTTGGACGCATGCGCCGTCTGCACTTGGTACGTAGGCGCTTCATCATCCAGAATATTTCTGGCTTCTGGGTCACTGCCTTTCTGAACCACCCGCATCTGTCAGACATGATCACTCCTCGTGATGAAGACGTGCCCTGGTACTTGGTGAATTTGGAGGTGAGGGAGCTCAGGCATGCCAGGATGCGCTGCAGTTTCAAGTTTTGGAACAATCCCTTCTTCTGGAACAAGGTGTTCGTGAAGGAGTATGAGTGCAGATCCTCAGGACCAGTGGTGTCAGTTGCAAGTCTTATCCGATGGCACCAGGGCCAA GAACCCCCTGTTCTGGTACACAGGAACTGGGACACTGTTCGCAGCTTCTTCAGCGGGTTCTCACAGAACAACCTCCCAGAGGCTGACAAGGTTGCCCAGATTAT AGAGGACTTGTGGCCCAAACTCCTGCAGTACTACCTACTGGGGGaaagacaccccccaccccaccccccgcggAGCCAGCAGAGGTCTAGCAAGGTGGCGCACAGAGGCCCCTCCTATGTCCTGCAGGTACCAGTCTGGCTAAGCCCTGCACTAGGACCTGGCATCTACATAAGACTGCCTTCTGCCTCTTGTGGACCTGTGCTCAAGCCAATGACATAG